From Solibaculum mannosilyticum:
TGGCGGCCAGCAAGGTATTTAACGGCCTTTATGGAGAAGGCGGTACCAAAGAAGTGCCGGTGGACGATATCCGGTCCTACTGGGAGGAAAACTATTACCGCGTCAAGGTCATCAGTTCTTCTTTGATGGATAGCAACAATCAGGCTCTCAGTGATACTGATAAACAGGTCATTACCGATCGCCTGGATGGATACAAAGATCAGATCAACAATGGTGAAGCCACCATGGATGAACTGATTGAGACCGAGAAAAAGGTACAGGAGGCCAGCAGTTCCAGTTCCTCCAGCAGTTCTTCCAGCTCCTCCAGTTCTTCAGGGACCGAGGAGGAAGAAGAGGAAACTGATACCGCTTCCTACGTCAGCAAGAGCGACGAGACCATGCCGGAACGCACCGAGGCCCTGGAGGGCTTGGAAGTTGGTCAGGCCGCGACATTCACCTCCAACAACGTCTATTATGTAGTGCAGTTGCTTCCTTATGACGGCGATGACGCTGATTTAGTGGATAAAACATTTGAAACCAATCAGTCCTCTCTTCTTCAGGAGATGAAGGGTGAGGAATTTGACAGTGACATCAACACCCGTTTGGAAAGCCTTGAAGTCACCGTCAATGATGCCGCTGTAAAGCGCTACGATCCCAAGAAATTCATCGTAGAATAAACCGGTGGAAAAGATGCAGTGAAAAAAACAGCCCCAGACGGAAAATAATCCGTTTGGGGCTGTTTACTAAAAATATTTTCCGGGAAAAGAATCCCCCGCCTTGGTCCTAATCTGATGATTGACCTTGGAGGGGGATTTTTTAATTAACGATTTTGAGAGCACCGCCGTAAGACGGCACATAACCGTGTTACCAATAGGGACTGGTTGGCATTTGCATCCATCCATTGAGAGAAGCCGTCTACACTTTCCAGCAGACGCAACAGTTGATGCCGCGTGAGTTGGGAGGATAATTTGCCGGCTACCTCTGGAAGCCCGGAGAGAAGCGGTCCGCCGCCCTCCCGAAGGACCAAAGCATCCCGAAACAGCGTGGGCAAGATGGAGAGAACCGCCCGCGCCAGTGCCTTGTCATCCTGCAGCTTGCCGGTGGCAATGAGCAAAGGTAACTCGGCAGGGGTCAATAAAGCCTCTCCGATGCGGCCGGTCAGTTGAGCTGACTGGGAAGTCATACCGGCTTCCAGCATGGAAAGCGTATTGCCGATACTGCCGCCGCACAGCTGAGCCAGTTCTTTGATCTGTTTTGGATCGGCATCGGGACAGCGTTGTGTCACCACACGACAGGCTTCTTCTACCGTTACCGGTTCCAAACCAAAGGTCATGCACCGGGAGGTGATGGTGGACAACATGGATTGACGGGCATCGGCCGTCAAAATCAGGCGCACATAGGAGGGCGGTTCCTCCAGTAACTTTAAAAGGGCGTTTTGCGCCTGCATCGTCATACGATGGGCGT
This genomic window contains:
- a CDS encoding ATP-binding protein — protein: MKFHGLVGNQSVKGQLARLVDAGQLPHAVLLTGQNGCGKRTLARLLAAALLCRGEEEVPCGQCAPCHKVFEGIHPDVFEYASADRAGAFHIDVIREVRGDAGILPNESPYKVYILANAHRMTMQAQNALLKLLEEPPSYVRLILTADARQSMLSTITSRCMTFGLEPVTVEEACRVVTQRCPDADPKQIKELAQLCGGSIGNTLSMLEAGMTSQSAQLTGRIGEALLTPAELPLLIATGKLQDDKALARAVLSILPTLFRDALVLREGGGPLLSGLPEVAGKLSSQLTRHQLLRLLESVDGFSQWMDANANQSLLVTRLCAVLRRCSQNR